The DNA region CTGTTCTGTTTGATGTTGGTTGACTGAAATACGTTTACAGGAGGTGTGTTGAGGGATTTTTTTGTACGAACTATCATCGGTCAAGGTTGTCTTCGTCACAGGTATAATCTATAACTTTTATTGAAATGCGTCCTACAACCTTGCTTAGCGAAAGAAAGGATGACCAATCAGGTCCATCTACAATTTTTATGTGTGTGGCGTCAACTGGCACCTGGCCGAAGGTGGGATCGACTGGGATCCATCGATTGACGAAACTTTCCGCCCAGCTATGGTAAAGAAAACCATGTTCCTCTAGGTAAACGAGACCCCCCACGAGACGTGTAGGGATTTTCGCAGCGCGCGCAAGGGCGGTGTAAAGCATGGTGTGAGCTTGGCATTCACCTTTTTTTGTGTTTAATACTTCAAGTGCAGAGAAGCTATCTGCGAGTTCCTTAGAAATTTCCCGGGCTACCCACTGCGTTAGGATCTTTACTTTATCCATTTCGTCACGGGTGTCTTTCACTATTTCCTGAGAAATTTTTATAACGGTTGGGTGATGACTTTCAATCTGGGGAGAGGGAGATAGGTACAACTGATGCATGTGTTCCGTGATACTTTCCTCATAATGGATGGCTTTGGTATCAACTCTGATAATGTGAACAGTTTTTCCGTTTTCCGTGTCTGCTTTTACTTTTTGTATCCCCCCTGAGGGAAGTTTAATTTCTGCTGGTAATCCTATAACCATTACCGTTATAGATTTAGCGTTTCGGGGACACTTGATAGGTCGGTTTGTTTTTACGAGACTGAAGTCGTAAGCGAGGTCTTTTTTTGCAAGGCTTGATTCCACGAGGTATCTTTTCGCTTCTTCCTCATTTTCACGGTAACTGATCAGAATTCCTGAGAAACCCATTTCCATCTCTGTCTCACCGGATGCATTTATCCATGTCTTTACAGAAAAACCTTCCATCTCTGTCTCCACTCTGAATGCGGGAGGGACACCCAGGCGAGGAGACTTTTCGTAACTCACCACTTTTTGTTTCACTTTGTAGATATGAGCAGTCATTGGTTCAAAAACTAAAAATTCGTGATGCATACCTACATTTAATCCATAGATGACGGGGTAAAGGTTGATTGCACTCGCGGGGAATATTTTTTCCCTAATAGGTATTTTCGACTCACTCATAGTCTCTTGGCTTTTTACCGATAGTGTGAGATTATTGTTTTCTACTCTTCCTTTTGCTTCGAGATATCTGTTGTTTACTTTTTGGGAATATTGAAATGACTTGAGGGTAAGGTCATTTTTCACCACGTCTTCTGATTTCATATGGACCTGCCAGTTTAATCCGAGAAAACGTATGGATATGTGCGACTCTGATGTTATAGTGAATTCCTCGCTTCCAGGTATTGGAGTGATGGAAATGCGGGAAAACCCTACTTTTTCTCCGTTGAATACGATACCGAACCACGCTTCGTGGTAGGGAATCTGGGAGAGGGAACTTATTGTGGTTCGTTGTGAGGGCGGGGGTAATGTTTCAAAATATAGCGTTGAACAAGAAATGAGCAAAACTGTTACAAGTAACAAGGGAAATGTGAGGAACAATTTTTCTTTCATACGTAAAAGAACCGGAGAGAAATTATTCCTAAGGATCATTCCGTCAAGAATTTTAGTTTTTTTTGCATGTTCGTGAAATGGGTACCTTTCCAAAAAACACGTCCGCAGTTTTTGCAGAATAGAAAATGCTCGTTATGTTCAAAAACAAAGGGAGGAACAAGGTGCCTGATTTCGTCTTTTGGTATACTGTTTAGCGGTGTATTACATTCCAAACATCGTGTAAAGGGTTTGATGAATTTTTGAAGCTCAAAATTGCATAGAATCTGTTTAATCTGTTCCTCCCATGTTTCGCTTTTAATGAGTATAATTTCTGGTTTTTCTTCGTTCTTTTTTGCCTTTTCAAACAAGTTTTGGTCCCGCGTTAGGATCACGCGATTTTCCTGTATTGCGAGATCTATTAGATCATCATCTGATATGTTCGCGTGATATGCTGCGTCGAATCCCAACACCCTAAGCCATCGTGAAAGTTTTCCCAGCATGCAATCGACGATGAATCTCATAAATTGTATTTTACCAGAAAAAAAGTGATTGGCATATGATCCAAATTCGGAGGTAGAAAAAGGTGATTAAGCAAAAAAATTTTGACATGCAACCTTCATAATGTTATGGATTCGGTAACGTTGCTGAGCTTGATGTAGGCGCCCTTCTAAGCTAAAGTGCTCTCACAGGTGATTTAAATGCCTTAGTGAGGAGAGCCTTGCGCATCGGAAAATACACATTTAGCTGGGTTTTTCTTGAGGAGGCCATTCTTCCCAAATACAAGGGTTCTACTTTCCGGGGTGTTCTTGGGCGAGCTTTAAAGGCTGTTGTTTGTGCGTTAAGGAAAGAAAGTTGTATTGATTGCATCCTGAGACGCTCCTGTATTTACGTAAATCTTTTTGATCCTTCTTTTTGCACAAAAGGTGTGCCCCCACCGCCTCCCTATGTGATTGAGGCTGAGGATTGTGGAGACACATGTTTCAAAGAAGGTGATAAGTTTTCATTTAATTTGCTTCTCTTTGGAAAGGCCAATGATTACCTGCCATATTTTGTCTATGCTTTTAATGAAATTGGTCAACAGGGGATTGGAAGAAGGACTAATGATACCAGAGGACGTTTTTCACTCTCCACGGTAGAGAGTGGAAATGTAAAGATTTACGATAGCAATTGTGGGAAGATAGACGATTGGCCTGAGGCAGAAGATTACCTTCCCGTTTTCAGCAAACAGGAATCAGGTGTTCGGCGTATTTCGATAAGTCTTCTGACGCCGTTACGCGTTAAGTACGCCAATCATCTTGCAGTTGATTTGCCTTTTCACCTTTTAATTAGAACCGTTTTACGGCGAATATCTACCCTTTACAAGACTTACGGAGAAGGGGAACCGTCGCTCGATTACAGGGGTATAATCGATCGCTCCAAAGACGTAAGGATTGTCCAGAAAAACTTGAGTTGGTTTGATTGGTCTCGTTATTCACGGAGACAGGACCAGCGTATGTTCATGGGTGGACTTGTGGGGAGTGTTTTATACGAGGGTGATTTGGATGAATTTTTACCCTATCTTCGCTTCTGTGAGTTGGTTCATTTAGGTAAGCAGACTACCTTTGGCTTGGGAAAGATTAAACTAGAAATCATCGGAGTTTAGAAATGAGAAATATTTTACTTGCTGTTTTAGGTTTAACACCACAGGTGATTACGGAAACACTTTATGCCCTTTATCAGGAGGGTCGGCACGTAGATTCCATACACGTCATAACAACAAGGAAGGGAAAAGAAAAAATAAACGCTCATCTTCTCGCGCCAGGTGATGGGTGGTTCTACCGCTTTCTTAGGGAGTACGAAGTGGGAGGTATCGAGTTTTCCCATGACAATATTCACACGGTAAAGGACGAGTACGGTAACGAGTACGAGGACATAGAGGATGCCGAAGCAAATGAAGCGTTGCTTAAGCTTTGTCTCGAAATTACATTTCATTTAACAAGAGACCCCGACACCGCCGTTTTCTTTTCCATTGCTGGTGGCAGAAAAACGATGAGTGCCTGTCTTATGGTGGCAGCGCAGTGTTATGGGCGACCACAGGATAGAATTTATCATGTTCTTGTTTCATCGGAGTATGAGAGCAATCCCGATTTTTTCTATCCTCCTCGCAAAAGCATCCCTGTGAGATTGATCGATAGCAAAGGGCATGAGTACGCAAAGGAAACGAAATACGCAGAGATAAAAATGGTCTCAATACCGTTCTTTTCTTTTCGTCATCTTTTATCAGGTGAAATGCTCAAGGTTCCCCGAACGCCCGCAGAACTTATGTTATCTGTGGTTAGAGATAATAAACCTGATCTTATTATAGATCTGTCACAGTCGAAGGTTATCTATAAAGGTCGTGAGTGCGATCTCATGCCTGCCCGTATGGTTTTTTATGCCTTCTTTGCTTTGAGAAAGAAAAATTGCCCAAAAGGCAATGAAAGACCATGCAAAGGTTGTAACGATTGTTATGTTGAATGGTCAGCACTGTCGTCGAGTTTTAAAGATGAAATTGTTCGGTTGTACAGGAGGTGTAATCCAAAACGGGCGGTAGAAGAGATGAAAAAAGGGGGTATTCTCGATCTGGATATGGGCAATTTCAATGCGTACAAAGGGAAAATACGTCGGGATTTGGAGGCTGCTTTTGGTGCTCACAATGCGAAGAGTCTTATCATAACTGGAGTTGGTAAGAAACCGGATACACGGTATGGCATACCAATAGACCGTAACAGGATAAAGATAATTTATTAACGATGGCAACGTTGCTGTTTTTGAAAAAGAAGATCTTAAATCGTAAAGTTGGTTCACTAAGGGGAGGGATGAGCAATGAGGGAAACAGTTCTTAAGGTTGCGTTGGCCGGTCTTTTACACGATATTGGGAAAATAGCTGAATACGCGATGGAGACGGAAGTTGATCAGGATTACCTGGATAGAAATGCTATCCTATTTCAGCCGGTTTTTAGAGGTCGTTACACCCACCGGCATGCTACATACACTTCCGCATTCATTGAGTGGCTGGAGAAGAGTTTGCCGGAAGAGTTGAATCGAGCTCAATGGGGACTCGAAGATACTTTTGTAAAATTAGCGGCAGGTCACCACAGACCAGAAACAGCTCTTCAGTGGATTATCGCGGAGGCGGATCGACTGAGTGCGGGATGGGACCGCCTGACTTTTGAAAAGGAGTACAACAGTGCCATTGACTGGAGAGATGCGCCGAAAACACGCTTACTTTCTCTGTTTGAGAGGCTTGGTTTCCATGAGAAAATGAACCGTGATGATTTCAAATACGTTTATCCTCTTAGAGAAATTTCGCCTGAAAACATTTTTCCCGTAGAGAAAGACGGAGCTTTACCGAAGACGGACGAAGAAGCCAAAAGTGATTACAAGAGGTTATTTAGGGAGTTTACATCTGCTATTGAGAAGTTGGCTCATAGAAAAGAAAATATATATTTGTGGTTTGATCATTTCGAGTCCCTATTGGGTATTTATTTAAGTTTTGTCCCTCAGGCGAGGGCGGGGATGACAATTCCTGATGTGTCATTGTACGATCATTCCCGTATGGTTGCCGCCATATCAAGTGCGCTCTTTCTTTATCACACAGAAACTGATTCTTATAACGTGGAGTCCATAAAGGATGAGAAACCAAAGAAATTTTTGTTTGTTGGTGGGGATTTCTATGGCATTCAGAATTTCATATTCAGCGAAGGTGAAGCGGCAAAATACAGAGCGAAGATGTTGCGTGGCCGTTCTTTCGCCATTTCACTTTACTGCGAACTTGCGGCTGATCTGATTCTTCGCAGAATAGGGTTGCCTTCCACTTCTATGTTAATTATGGCAGGGGGTAAATTTATTCTTCTTTTGCCAAACACTGAAAGTGTTAAAAATGAGCTCGCAAAAGCTGAAGAAAAAATCAATAGGTGGCTTCTCAGAATTTCACTCGGTGAGAGTTGTCTAGGCATTTCTCATCTTGAATCGGCACCCGAAGAACTTACGAGGGTAAGATTCTCAGATTTATGGGAGGAACTAAAAGATAGAATATGGCTAAAAAAATTCTCCCGTTTTTCGTTGTTTGAACATGGTGGAGCGGTTAAGGGTTATTTAGAGAGGTTCCGGCCTTTAAACCCGCCATTGTGTCCCTATTGTGGAAAAAGGCCTTCATCAGAGAGGGCTGAAAAATATAGGGAAAAAGATGATCGTTCTATGTGTGATATTTGTCGGGATCACATTTACTTGGGAAGCGGTATTACACGGAGTGATTTGAGAGTAGCCATTACGAGTAAAAACGCTGATATCCGAGAAGTTAAGCTTCTGGATCCTATTTTTGATGAATACCAGGTGACATTTACTAAAGGGTCTTTGAATGATCTGGCAAGGGATGGTTCGCTTTATAAGTACTGGGATGTGAATGTTGATCCAACGCAACCGATTAGTAAAACCGTAACAGTTCGTTTTATAGCCGGTTATGTGCCCACGTATCGTGAAGAGGATATGCACGATAAACGTATTCTTTCAAGAATAAAATCTGGGGAGAAAGAGGATGAAGGTATTGAGGTGGGTAAAATCAAAACGTTTGAGCATATAGCAGCTAAGGCACTGGTTATTGATGAAAATGACAAGGAACAGGGTGTGGCGGCGCTTGGTGTACTTAAAGCTGATGTTGATCATCTGGGAAAGTTGATGTCTTGTGGCTTGAGTGAGGAGGAGATTTCCATCACGCGCATGGCAGCTTTAAGCAGACAGTTTAATTTGTTTTTTACACTTTGTCTTCCCTATTTGCTAAAAAATGACCGTCGCTTTCATGATATATACACCGTTTTTGCAGGTGGTGATGATCTTTTCTTCGTGGGCCCCTGGAACAGGATAATTGATTTTGCGTCTCTTCTTAACGAGAGGTTTATCAGTTATGTTTGCCACAATCCAGAAATACATTTGTCAGCTGGCATTTCCTTACAAAAACCAAACACGCCTATTCAGAGAGTTGTTGATGATGTTGAAGATGCCCTTTCTAAATCGAAGGATAATGGAAGGAATTCAATTACAGTTTTTGGCAGCACGGCTAAATGGCATGAATTTTACGAACTTATGAAGATGAAAAGTACACTGTTTGACTGGTTTAATAGAAAGATAGTGAATAGCGCAATGCTTTTTCGTCTTAACCATTTCATAGGGATGGTGGAAAAGGAAAGGGTGGTTTGTAGTAAGGGGGGAGTGAGAATAGAGGACATGGAGTGCCTCAAGTGGCGAGCATTTTTCACCTATGTAACTGAGAGAAATGTAGGAAGTGTCATTAAGGACGAATCGGTTAGAAAAGAAGTGCGGAACGAGTTTTTAAAAGTGGCTGAGTGGTTAGAAAAATATCGTGAAAAGTTAAGAATACCCCTGTGGGGTTTAATTTACGATGTTCGTAGAGGAGGGAGATTATGAGTGAGTATCCTAATTTTTATGAGAATAGAGAGAAGAAAATAGTGAGTGTGAAACTATTTTCTGAGGAGGCAGAAAAGTGGGCGGAGAAAATCTGGACTTCTCGGAGGGGTAGTAATTCGAATAGGCGGGCTCAGATAAGGAAATTCTACGATGAGGTTATGAGATACAATGAAATAGTAAAGAAAAATCCTAGTGAATGGCAGGTTATCCATCCTTTTGTAAACATGATTATTGCGAAGGTTGTTTATGCGAAAGGGAGAGATAATCTCGTTACGGAAGAGTTTGTTAAGTTGATCAAAGGCTGCATAGAACAGGTGAAGGATCCAGAAGACCTCGATGTCTTTGCCAATTTCTTTGAGGCATTTATGGGATTTTACCGCCAGTATGAAGTTAAGAAAAAAGATGATGAGATGAAAGCGGATAAGAAAGGAGGGGCGAAAAATGGATATAAAACTTAAGGAGATTAAGGAGATTAAGGGCAAGATAATTCTGAAGACAGGTCTTCACATTGGTACGGGTAACACCGAAATGCGCATTGGTGGGACGGATGATCCTGTAATAAAACACCCCTATACGAATGAGCCTTATATCCCTGGGTCTTCGTTGAAGGGAAAAGTGCGGTCCCTTCTGGAACTGGAGAGTGGTTTGATGGGTGAGACAGGCGGTAGGCCCCTTCAGGCCAGCGATCTCCAGACAATAAAAGATGAAGAACAGAAGGAGATATGCAGAAAAATTCTTAAGGTTTTCGGTTCCGGTGGTGCTGACGCAGAAGATATCAAGAAGGAAGAACTAGGACCCACCCGTGTTTCCTTTTCCGATTGTCCACTAAACGAAGAGTGGAAAAGAGATGTGGATAGTAAAAGGCTCCCTTATTTCGAAATAAAGTCGGAGAATGCTATCAATAGGATAACAGGTGTTGCGGAAATGCCTCGTTTGTTTGAAAGAGTTGTAGCAGGTGCTGTATTTGATTTTCACATAGCTCTAAAAATTCTTGGTGATAAGGAAGAGGAAGAACTTTTTCCCTTCTTGCTCCGTGGCTTGAAACTCCTTGCGCATGATGCTCTGGGAGGCAGTGGGAGCAGGGGATATGGAAGAATAGAATTTGAATTTGCAGATCCAAAGATAAAAGATATGTACGATAGTATTCAGCTCGCTTGAAAAAAAGGAGGTTTGCCTTGAAGTTTTGTGAGGTTCGTATAAAGCCAAGATCGTCTTTTGGCACACCGCTTAAAGGTGATACCGTATTTGGTCAATTCTGTTGGCAAGTCAAGTACGATCCTGAAATATTGAATGGAGGTCTGGATTTCTGGATTTCCTGTTATCATGAAAGGCCGTTTGGTATTTTTTCAACAGCATGGCCAGTTGTTATGTGTAACAATAAAAGTTGTTATGCTTTGAAGACGCCTGATTATCCCCTCAAGGCTTTTTCCAAAGCATCCTATGAGGATAGGAGTAAGTTTTACGAGGAGAGAAAGAGGATTTTGAAGAAACGTTGGGTCATTGTGGGAGAAGATCTCCAATTAAAAGTTGACCGCGAGCGGATGAAGACCGATGAAGAAGTTTTTAGATCGGCGGGTTTAAGTCTCAGTGAAAGTAGCATCATGAGGGAGTTTGTCCAGGACCACAATACAATTAATCGAATTACTATGACAACAGGTGAAGATCAGTTTGCCCCATACATAATGAGAAATTTTGTATACCATCCTGATCTGGAGCTCGCTATTTTTGTGCTTTTTGATGAGGAAGCAACTGATGTTGAAAGGATAAAATTTGGTTTTGAGAGGATGGGGAAGTTCGGTTACGGTCGAGATGCATCCACTGGTTTGGGTCGTTTTGATGTTCTCTCTGTAAGAGAGATTGCGATTCCCGTTCGAGGAGATGCTGTTGCATGTTACACTCTGGCACCTTCGGTTCCAGAAAAGGACCTCTATAGTGAGGTGTTTTTTGTACCTTTCACTCGTTTTGGAAGACACGGAGATTTTTTGGCCACTTCGTCCAATCCCTTTAAGGCACCTATCATCATGGCGGATGAAGGGGCGGTATTATTCCCGAGTAGTGACGTTGTCTGGAGTAAACCGTACCTTGGTTGTGCGATAAAGGGTGTATCTAAGGTGGAGGTCAACACTGTTTCTCAGGGTTACTCCATTTATTTACCCATAAGTTTGGAGTGAGATTATGGTGGTAACGAAAAGGTGTTTCATAAAAGTATTAACCCCTGTTCACATAGGGTGTGACGAGGTTTACGAGCCTTTCTCTTTCGTTGTGGATGAACGGGAAAGGGAATTAGTGGTCTTCGATCCATTAACTTTTTTTAAATCTTTAAAGGAAGAAGAGAAGATAAAGTTCGACTCTCTAAGCCGGAAAGGGACTGTTGTGTCTCTTCTTGAGTTGATGAAATTCATGAGAGGTAGATCTGCAGAAGGCTTCCGGATACCGGTCAGTGAAGGGTTTGTGAGTCATTATAATAGATCTGTTGGGATGCCAATGGGGGATGTGAACAGGATTCAAAATGAGTTAAACAGGTTTGCTATTATGAGAACTGCTTTTAACCCTCATAACAACGAGCCCTATCTGCCAGGTTCTTCCATAAAAGGCTCCTTAAGGACGGCTTATCTGAACATGGTTGCAAAGAAAAAACCACCATTTAGTTTGAACCTGAGCGAAAAAGGTGCGAACAGAAAACTTGAACAAACATTGTTAGACTATAAGAGTATCGAGACTGATCCATTTAGATTGCTGAAGGTTTCTGATTTTGTACCAGTAAAAGCATCAACCCGTATAGTTTATGCGGTAAATGTGAAGAAGGATGGCAGCAGTGCGGGAGGATTGAGCCAAATTTTGGAGATTATAGAACCTGGTTCATTCTTTGTAGGGACAATTTCTGTTGATGAGGAGAAATCTCGTCATCCACTGGTAAATCACCAAATTACATTTAAGGGTGTCTTGGATAGTTTGCGTTTTTTCGAGCAGGAGAAATTGAGAGAGGAGAAGGAGCTTCGACAAGCTGGAATAAATGAGTGTTCTCTGAAGTTGGATGGTGGTCGGCTCATAAGAGTTGGCCGTCACTCAGGGGCTGAGTCAGTAACTATAGAGGGGTACAGGAAAATACGTATCAGAGGCAAGAGGGAATATGATTCAGATAAAGCTACAACAGTATGGCTCGCATCTGAAGTTAACAGAAATTATGACAAAAATAGAATAAGGCCGTTCGGTTGGTGTCAAATAGGTGAAATAACTCCGGAGATCGAAAAAGAAGTAGATGAATCATTAAAAGTTGCCAAACCTGTCAAAAAGGTGATGTCCGAGACCGTTGAGAAAATTGTTGAGAGAAGAACTGTTCCAGAACCTGTAATTGAGGAGTGGCCTTCTGCTCTTCTAACGTGGGATCCGGGGAAACAAGAGTTAAAGGCAGAATTTGAAGGCAAAAGGGCTATCCATAAGGGTAAAGATATTATCCCAGAAAACTTGCGCAGGAGTTTAATAGAGAAACGCAAAAGTGTGAACGCAAAGGTTACGATAGAGAAGGTTTACAACCGGTATTCAATCGTGAGAATTGAAGGTGAAAGCTGATTTTGGTTTGTTGATTAGTTTTCTGTTTCTCATGGAAAAACGGGATGGAGGTAAAGTTGAAACGTTATATTCTAAACACGCCTGTTCTTACTACATACGGTTTGTATCGATTCTCAAGTATAGATGTTGAAGAAGCAAAGCGTATTGCAAAAGACGCGATTTCTGCCGTGGGTCACAAGGGGACTGCCGAAGCTCTTTCTATTCTTCTCGGCATTGATGTAAAAGTTAATAGAATTGAAGTTTTTATGGAGCCAGGAGATGTCGCTGTTGTTTTCAGAATAAAGAAACGTCTTCCGGAGGGAGTAGTGCTGGATACAGAAGATACTTTAAAAATGCCGTACGAACTCGGCAAGTTGGAGAGAATTGAGTAGAGATCCTATTATCGAATTTTTTTTGGAGGGGGCATGGCCAGGTTGTTCCTTTCTGTTTTAGGAACGGGTGAATATGTTGAGGCGTATTACCAACTGCATGATAAAAAAATAGGCCCTACAAGGTTTGTCCAAGTAGCCACGGCAAGTATCAATTGTAAAGAATGGAATGAAGATGATGGTATCTTAATTTTTACGACAGAGGAGGCGGTAAGGAAAAATTGGTATGATGGTGTAGACGGTAAATCTTCCAAGGGGCTTAAATCGTGTCTTGAAGAGCTATCTTTGAAACCGAGAATTAGGAACGTTATGATCCCTCCAGGTTTTTCGGAAGAGGACATATGGAAGATCTTTGACATTATGTTCAATGAGATAGGCAAATCCGACAGAGTTGTATTCGATATAACCCATGCCTTCCGATCATTACCAATGCTTGCGATGGTTGTTTTGAATTATGCCCGGGTCGTGAAGAAAATTTCCATCGAAGGTATTTATTATGGTGCTTTTGAGGTTCTTGGTCCAATAGTTGAAGTAAGGAATAAACCCCTTGAAGAAAGGATTGTCCCTATTTTTGATCTAACTTCCTTTGATGAGTTGTTATGTTGGGCTATTGGATTGGACAGATTTATTTCAACAGGCAATGCAGAGGCAGTAATAGCTCTTGCAAATAAGATTTATAAACCAGTTCTGAAAATCACTGCCGGTAAAGACGAAAAGGCAAGGAAAACTCGAATCCTCGCGGAGAAACTTGATCAATTTACCTCGGTTATGGCGACATGCCGGGGAGATAGGATAGGTAAAGTCGCAGCGGAGCTTAAACAGGCTGTAGATAGTTGTATTTCTTTTGGTGTGGTACGGAACACGCTTTTCCCTATATTGGAAGATTTGAAAAGGCAGCTTGATTCGTTCAACGGTAACGTAGTTAACGATAGCTTTTATGGTGCTTATTGGTGTTCTGAACACAACTTGATACAGCAGAGCTATACGATTTTGAGAGAAACTATCATTACATACTTACTGGAGAAGTTGAACCTCGATTATAATGATCAAAAATTGCGAGA from Syntrophales bacterium includes:
- the cas6 gene encoding CRISPR system precrRNA processing endoribonuclease RAMP protein Cas6, producing the protein MRIGKYTFSWVFLEEAILPKYKGSTFRGVLGRALKAVVCALRKESCIDCILRRSCIYVNLFDPSFCTKGVPPPPPYVIEAEDCGDTCFKEGDKFSFNLLLFGKANDYLPYFVYAFNEIGQQGIGRRTNDTRGRFSLSTVESGNVKIYDSNCGKIDDWPEAEDYLPVFSKQESGVRRISISLLTPLRVKYANHLAVDLPFHLLIRTVLRRISTLYKTYGEGEPSLDYRGIIDRSKDVRIVQKNLSWFDWSRYSRRQDQRMFMGGLVGSVLYEGDLDEFLPYLRFCELVHLGKQTTFGLGKIKLEIIGV
- the csm6 gene encoding CRISPR-associated ring nuclease Csm6, yielding MRNILLAVLGLTPQVITETLYALYQEGRHVDSIHVITTRKGKEKINAHLLAPGDGWFYRFLREYEVGGIEFSHDNIHTVKDEYGNEYEDIEDAEANEALLKLCLEITFHLTRDPDTAVFFSIAGGRKTMSACLMVAAQCYGRPQDRIYHVLVSSEYESNPDFFYPPRKSIPVRLIDSKGHEYAKETKYAEIKMVSIPFFSFRHLLSGEMLKVPRTPAELMLSVVRDNKPDLIIDLSQSKVIYKGRECDLMPARMVFYAFFALRKKNCPKGNERPCKGCNDCYVEWSALSSSFKDEIVRLYRRCNPKRAVEEMKKGGILDLDMGNFNAYKGKIRRDLEAAFGAHNAKSLIITGVGKKPDTRYGIPIDRNRIKIIY
- a CDS encoding Mut7-C RNAse domain-containing protein, producing MRFIVDCMLGKLSRWLRVLGFDAAYHANISDDDLIDLAIQENRVILTRDQNLFEKAKKNEEKPEIILIKSETWEEQIKQILCNFELQKFIKPFTRCLECNTPLNSIPKDEIRHLVPPFVFEHNEHFLFCKNCGRVFWKGTHFTNMQKKLKFLTE
- the cas10 gene encoding type III-A CRISPR-associated protein Cas10/Csm1 — its product is MRETVLKVALAGLLHDIGKIAEYAMETEVDQDYLDRNAILFQPVFRGRYTHRHATYTSAFIEWLEKSLPEELNRAQWGLEDTFVKLAAGHHRPETALQWIIAEADRLSAGWDRLTFEKEYNSAIDWRDAPKTRLLSLFERLGFHEKMNRDDFKYVYPLREISPENIFPVEKDGALPKTDEEAKSDYKRLFREFTSAIEKLAHRKENIYLWFDHFESLLGIYLSFVPQARAGMTIPDVSLYDHSRMVAAISSALFLYHTETDSYNVESIKDEKPKKFLFVGGDFYGIQNFIFSEGEAAKYRAKMLRGRSFAISLYCELAADLILRRIGLPSTSMLIMAGGKFILLLPNTESVKNELAKAEEKINRWLLRISLGESCLGISHLESAPEELTRVRFSDLWEELKDRIWLKKFSRFSLFEHGGAVKGYLERFRPLNPPLCPYCGKRPSSERAEKYREKDDRSMCDICRDHIYLGSGITRSDLRVAITSKNADIREVKLLDPIFDEYQVTFTKGSLNDLARDGSLYKYWDVNVDPTQPISKTVTVRFIAGYVPTYREEDMHDKRILSRIKSGEKEDEGIEVGKIKTFEHIAAKALVIDENDKEQGVAALGVLKADVDHLGKLMSCGLSEEEISITRMAALSRQFNLFFTLCLPYLLKNDRRFHDIYTVFAGGDDLFFVGPWNRIIDFASLLNERFISYVCHNPEIHLSAGISLQKPNTPIQRVVDDVEDALSKSKDNGRNSITVFGSTAKWHEFYELMKMKSTLFDWFNRKIVNSAMLFRLNHFIGMVEKERVVCSKGGVRIEDMECLKWRAFFTYVTERNVGSVIKDESVRKEVRNEFLKVAEWLEKYREKLRIPLWGLIYDVRRGGRL
- the csm2 gene encoding type III-A CRISPR-associated protein Csm2 — encoded protein: MSEYPNFYENREKKIVSVKLFSEEAEKWAEKIWTSRRGSNSNRRAQIRKFYDEVMRYNEIVKKNPSEWQVIHPFVNMIIAKVVYAKGRDNLVTEEFVKLIKGCIEQVKDPEDLDVFANFFEAFMGFYRQYEVKKKDDEMKADKKGGAKNGYKT
- the csm5 gene encoding type III-A CRISPR-associated RAMP protein Csm5; the encoded protein is MVVTKRCFIKVLTPVHIGCDEVYEPFSFVVDERERELVVFDPLTFFKSLKEEEKIKFDSLSRKGTVVSLLELMKFMRGRSAEGFRIPVSEGFVSHYNRSVGMPMGDVNRIQNELNRFAIMRTAFNPHNNEPYLPGSSIKGSLRTAYLNMVAKKKPPFSLNLSEKGANRKLEQTLLDYKSIETDPFRLLKVSDFVPVKASTRIVYAVNVKKDGSSAGGLSQILEIIEPGSFFVGTISVDEEKSRHPLVNHQITFKGVLDSLRFFEQEKLREEKELRQAGINECSLKLDGGRLIRVGRHSGAESVTIEGYRKIRIRGKREYDSDKATTVWLASEVNRNYDKNRIRPFGWCQIGEITPEIEKEVDESLKVAKPVKKVMSETVEKIVERRTVPEPVIEEWPSALLTWDPGKQELKAEFEGKRAIHKGKDIIPENLRRSLIEKRKSVNAKVTIEKVYNRYSIVRIEGES
- a CDS encoding transglutaminase-like domain-containing protein codes for the protein MKEKLFLTFPLLLVTVLLISCSTLYFETLPPPSQRTTISSLSQIPYHEAWFGIVFNGEKVGFSRISITPIPGSEEFTITSESHISIRFLGLNWQVHMKSEDVVKNDLTLKSFQYSQKVNNRYLEAKGRVENNNLTLSVKSQETMSESKIPIREKIFPASAINLYPVIYGLNVGMHHEFLVFEPMTAHIYKVKQKVVSYEKSPRLGVPPAFRVETEMEGFSVKTWINASGETEMEMGFSGILISYRENEEEAKRYLVESSLAKKDLAYDFSLVKTNRPIKCPRNAKSITVMVIGLPAEIKLPSGGIQKVKADTENGKTVHIIRVDTKAIHYEESITEHMHQLYLSPSPQIESHHPTVIKISQEIVKDTRDEMDKVKILTQWVAREISKELADSFSALEVLNTKKGECQAHTMLYTALARAAKIPTRLVGGLVYLEEHGFLYHSWAESFVNRWIPVDPTFGQVPVDATHIKIVDGPDWSSFLSLSKVVGRISIKVIDYTCDEDNLDR
- the csm3 gene encoding type III-A CRISPR-associated RAMP protein Csm3, yielding MDIKLKEIKEIKGKIILKTGLHIGTGNTEMRIGGTDDPVIKHPYTNEPYIPGSSLKGKVRSLLELESGLMGETGGRPLQASDLQTIKDEEQKEICRKILKVFGSGGADAEDIKKEELGPTRVSFSDCPLNEEWKRDVDSKRLPYFEIKSENAINRITGVAEMPRLFERVVAGAVFDFHIALKILGDKEEEELFPFLLRGLKLLAHDALGGSGSRGYGRIEFEFADPKIKDMYDSIQLA
- a CDS encoding YddF family protein; amino-acid sequence: MKRYILNTPVLTTYGLYRFSSIDVEEAKRIAKDAISAVGHKGTAEALSILLGIDVKVNRIEVFMEPGDVAVVFRIKKRLPEGVVLDTEDTLKMPYELGKLERIE